Part of the Odocoileus virginianus isolate 20LAN1187 ecotype Illinois chromosome 9, Ovbor_1.2, whole genome shotgun sequence genome, TAAAATTCAGCACAgtggcagcttttttttttttaaaggagatttaagtttggctgtgctgggtcattgcTGCTGTGCTCGGGCTTCCTCTGATTTCAGGGCatggaggctactcttcattgcaggttgcagtgctcaggcttttCACTGCGGTGGAGTACAGACTCCAGGGCGTTGAGGCTTATCTGCTCAATAGTGGTACACAGACTTAGTGTTGCCCTGAAGCACGGGGACTCTTCCCAGCAgaagcagggatcaaatctgtgtcccctgcattggcaggaggattcttactcactggaccaccaacAGAAGccccagtttttaatttttaattgttatttacCATATTTGTATCAAACAATGTGGaatttcctaaaagatgataagAAGTCTGTAATAATACTATGGCACTCTACCAAGttaattttatggtttctttATTACGTTTATACAgtaaattaaaatagtaattgGGTAGTTGCAATCTAAAAGTTTTAAGTATATCTAAACAGTGTTTTAGATTTGAATGATGCAAGGATGGGAACTGCCTGTTCCAGTTTTACTGAAATCTCTTTCTTACATTTTTAGAGGCTTCGTGATGGAGTGATCAGAGACATTGAAAGGCAAAAtcggaaaaaagaaaatattcgtCTTTTGGGAGAACAGATTCTTCTGACTGAGCAGCttgaagcagaaagagagaaaatggtgTTGGCAAAGGGATCTCAAGAAACGTGACTTG contains:
- the PET117 gene encoding protein PET117 homolog, mitochondrial, which produces MSRRSKVVLGLSVLLTAATVAGVHLKQRQDRQRLRDGVIRDIERQNRKKENIRLLGEQILLTEQLEAEREKMVLAKGSQET